AGCTGATAGGTACTAATAGGTCGAGGGCTTGACCAATATATTCTAACATTGTATAGTTTTGAGGGAATTATTTTCTCTTGACATATTACTTATTAAAGTGGTATGATTAAAATCCAGTTGAAAAACAACTTGATTTTCAAAAATATCGTGGCAATAGCGAAGGGGTCACACCTGTTCCCATACCGAACACAGTAGTTAAGCCCTTCAGCGCTGATGGTACTTGGCGGGAAGCTGCCTGGGAGAGTAGGTCGCTGCGATATATTTAAGAACACAGTTACAATTTATGTAGCTGTGTTTTTTTATTGTCTAATTTTCTGTAAAATACATGGTTCACTATGAAAAGTTAGTTATCTAATAAAAAGATCTCTGTGCCTATGTTAATACAATGTATATTATTTATCAATATGATTTACATTATTTTGTTGAAGAGTAATTGATATATAATTTTTAAAATAGGCAGGTAACTAAAATATATTGTTGAATTAATTAGTTAAAAGACATTGTAGGGGAGTGAATAAGAATGGTTTGGGGGAAAAACAAGCAACTTGAAAAGATGAATGCCAAGGTCATTGAAATTTCACAAGGAGATTTAACTTCAAGGCTAGAAGTTGGAGGGAATAAACAAGTTAGGGAGCTAGCACAATCTATAAATGAACTTTTATTTGGATTTAGGAATTTTATTGGTAAAGTATATAGTTCTAACGAGAAAACACTAAACTTTACTAAAGAATTAGAACATAATGCAAAGTATATCTCTGATTCTTCAGAGGAAGTAGCGGCTGCTGTAATGGATATTGCATCAGAGGCAACATCTCAGAATCAAGCGATTTTTCAAGCACGAGAATATACAGAGAAAATGGAAAAAGATATATTAAATATTTTAGAACAATCTAAAAAAACACAAGATATATCAAAGGAAATGGTTTCAGTAGTTAAAGATAGCACGGAGGTATTTGAAAAAGCCGTTGATCTACTTAATATAAATACTAATTGGAGCATTAGCCTTTCTAGTAAAATGAAGGATTTAAAGCAAGAGGCTGAAAAGGTTCAGCAAATAACTTATGTAGTTACTAATATTAGTGATAATACAAACTTATTGGCTTTAAATGCATCTATAGAGGCTGCTAGGGCAGGTGAGTCCGGTAGGGGTTTCGCTGTAGTTGCTGATGAGGTTAAGAAGTTAGCAGAACAATCTTCACAATCAGCAGGGGAGATAGAAATTATTATTAATAGTATTATGGAAAAAGTAAATAATATCACACAGGAAATTGAAAACGAGGTAGGTAGGTCTAGGGAAAATATTACAACAATAAACGAAAGTAAAAATCAACTAGGCCATATTTTACAATCTACGGAAAATACATATAATGCAGTTGAAAGTATATATAACTTAGCTGAGGAAGAAGTAAAGATAATACAAATATTTAATGAAGCAATAGAAAAAATTACATTAGCTGCTGAAAAATCAACCTCTTTTGCTCAGGAAGCTGCAGCTTCTGTACAGGAAGAAACGGCTTCGGTGCAAATAATGTTTGAATCTATTAAAAAACTTGGATTAATGACCAGTGATATTCAGACTATTATTAATGGTTTTGTAAAAGAGTTTATTATGGATGGGCGTATGAAAAGTCTAGTTAATAATGGTATTGAAGTATTAAAGAATACCAGCCAAAATAAAAAGGTACATGATATGAATGAATTTGTTTCATGTGAAATACTACTTATAGAAATAAAAAAACATAATTTCTTTGAGCTTTTAGCTGTAATGAATAATACAGGAGATAGCAAAGCTATTGTTCTTAGGGATTCAAGCCATGGCGATGAAGAAATAAGGGGAAATTATGCACATAGACCTTATTTCCAAGAAGCTATTAAAGGGAAAACCTTTATTTCAGAGCCTTATATTTCTTTGTCTTCTAACACATATTGTGTTACCATAGCTGTACCTGTTATAAATGACCAAGGTAATATAATAGGAATTATAATGGGAGATTTATCTTTAGAATAATAAAAAATCCGAATACTAAATATGAAAGAGATGGGTATGTTATGCCTGTCTTTTTTGCATAATAGTATAAAAGACTTGTTTAAATAGCAGATTCTATTTTTTATATAATAAAATAATTTTAAAATTTTTATAAAAAGCACTTTACATACCCTATGGGGGTATGGTATATTTAAAACAAGGGAGGTGATTGTATGGAAAATTGTTGTGGCGTAGATAAAGAAACAAAGAAACCAACAGAAAATTCAATTAAAGCTCAAAAATCTGTTTTAGATAGACTTAATAGAATAGAAGGACAGATTAGAGGTATTAAAAATATGATTGAAAATAACACTTATTGTGATGATGTTATTAATCAAATAGAAGCTTCCAGATCTGCTCTCCATTCTGTACAAATTATTTTATTAGAGAGTCATATAAAGAATTGCGTAGTTGATCAGCTTCAATATGGAGATACTGACGTAATAGAAGAGGTTTTAAAAACCATTAAGAAGTTAACAAAATAATCAAACATAGGGTTACAAAACTATATATTATGAAGGGGTGAAATATTTATGAAAACTACTACTAAAACAGTAAGTGTTAAGGGTATGACCTGCGCTTCTTGTTCATCTGCAGTTGAAAGAAACATTTCCAAGGCAGATGGAGTTACAAAGGCTACTGTAAACCTGGCTACAGAAAAACTTACTGTAGAATATGATACAGAAAAAATAAGCATGGAAGATATGGCAGATAGAATAGATAAACTAGGATATAAACTTGTAGAAGATACAGATGTAAGAGAAATAACTATTCCTATTAAGGGTATGACCTGTGCTTCTTGTAGCGCTGCTGTAGAAAGGGCCTTAAAAAAACAAAATGGAGTAATAGAGGCTAGCGTTAATCTTGCTACAGAAAAGGCTAAAGTGAAATATGATAATGATATAATAAAAATATCTAAAATTAAGCAAGCTATTGAAAAAGCTGGATATAAACCATTAGATGTAGAAGTTGAAATGAGTAGTGATAAAGATAAAGAAGCAAAGGAAAAGGAAATAAAAACTCTTTGGAAAAAATTTATTATAGCTGTTATATTTACTGCACCACTTTTTTATATTTCTATGGGACATATGATGGGGGCACCTTTACCAGAAATTATAAATCCTCATTATAATCCTCTAAACTTTGCCTTAATTCAATTATTTTTAACTATACCTGTTATGTTAGCTGGTAGTAAGTTTTACACTATAGGCTTTAAAACATTGTTTAAAGGCAGTCCTAATATGGACTCTCTAATAGCTATAGGTACTAGTGCTGCTTTTGTTTATGGTATTTACGCTATTATGGAAATAGTCGGTGGAAACCATGATATGGCTATGGAACTATATTTTGAAACAGCGGGTGTTATTATTACTTTAATAATGCTAGGTAAGTATTTAGAATCTGTGTCTAAGGGAAAAACATCAGAGGCTATTAAACAACTAATGGGACTACAGCCTAAGGTAGCAACAATTATTCAGGATGGAAAAGAAGTTAAAATTCCTATAGAAGAAGTAGAAGTAGGACATATCA
This is a stretch of genomic DNA from Alkaliphilus flagellatus. It encodes these proteins:
- a CDS encoding methyl-accepting chemotaxis protein, giving the protein MVWGKNKQLEKMNAKVIEISQGDLTSRLEVGGNKQVRELAQSINELLFGFRNFIGKVYSSNEKTLNFTKELEHNAKYISDSSEEVAAAVMDIASEATSQNQAIFQAREYTEKMEKDILNILEQSKKTQDISKEMVSVVKDSTEVFEKAVDLLNINTNWSISLSSKMKDLKQEAEKVQQITYVVTNISDNTNLLALNASIEAARAGESGRGFAVVADEVKKLAEQSSQSAGEIEIIINSIMEKVNNITQEIENEVGRSRENITTINESKNQLGHILQSTENTYNAVESIYNLAEEEVKIIQIFNEAIEKITLAAEKSTSFAQEAAASVQEETASVQIMFESIKKLGLMTSDIQTIINGFVKEFIMDGRMKSLVNNGIEVLKNTSQNKKVHDMNEFVSCEILLIEIKKHNFFELLAVMNNTGDSKAIVLRDSSHGDEEIRGNYAHRPYFQEAIKGKTFISEPYISLSSNTYCVTIAVPVINDQGNIIGIIMGDLSLE
- a CDS encoding metal-sensitive transcriptional regulator: MENCCGVDKETKKPTENSIKAQKSVLDRLNRIEGQIRGIKNMIENNTYCDDVINQIEASRSALHSVQIILLESHIKNCVVDQLQYGDTDVIEEVLKTIKKLTK